Proteins encoded together in one bacterium window:
- a CDS encoding 3-isopropylmalate dehydratase small subunit, with protein sequence MRTYFKGKVWKFGRDIDTDVIIPACYLTTIDPAELAAHCLESADPDFVTKAEDGDVIVAGDNFGCGSSREHAGLAIQGSKAPCVVAKSFSRIFFRNAVNLALPVVICPEAVDAVEKGDEIEVDVAAGTVTVPKAGKTFKATPLPEFMEKLFQAGGLVPYTQKRLAEMGRL encoded by the coding sequence ATGAGAACGTATTTCAAGGGCAAGGTCTGGAAATTCGGGCGCGACATCGACACCGACGTCATCATCCCCGCGTGCTACCTGACGACGATCGACCCCGCGGAACTCGCCGCGCATTGCCTGGAGAGCGCCGACCCGGACTTCGTAACGAAGGCCGAGGACGGCGATGTGATCGTCGCCGGCGACAACTTCGGTTGCGGCTCGTCGCGCGAGCACGCGGGGCTGGCGATCCAGGGCTCGAAGGCGCCGTGCGTCGTGGCCAAGAGTTTCTCGCGGATCTTCTTCCGGAACGCCGTGAACCTCGCGCTGCCCGTCGTGATCTGCCCCGAAGCGGTGGACGCCGTTGAGAAGGGCGACGAGATCGAGGTGGATGTCGCGGCAGGAACGGTGACGGTGCCGAAGGCCGGCAAGACCTTCAAGGCGACGCCGCTGCCGGAATTCATGGAAAAGCTCTTCCAGGCCGGCGGCCTTGTGCCGTACACGCAAAAGCGCCTGGCCGAGATGGGGCGGCTTTAG
- a CDS encoding exo-alpha-sialidase: MVAAKPMAVADGDTLVVVGTMKGAFFFASDAARGKWRVSGPYQPGLAVYAAAYDTRGGRNRVLLGTNGGHFGSTISHSDDFGKTWVTPDEAPIRFPEKAGVSLEQIWQIQPGRDSEPDTLYCGVQPAAMFISTDAGATWELCNGLFDHPHRPKWQPGGGGLCLHTILPHPKDAKRMHVAISTGGVYRTTDGGYKWRPRNIGVRAEFMPRKFPQFGQCVHKIVSHPKRPERLFLQNHWGLYRSDNAGDTWVDIANGVPSDFGFGMAVHPARPNTVYIVPLESDMFRCTPEARMRVYRTDDAGKSWKPLSRGLPQKDAYETVLRDALDVDPLSPAGVYVGTRSGKLFASRNDGDSWTSLADGLPPIVCVKAYVAGGAANAKRSAKTAKTRAKTPRPARRTA, from the coding sequence ATGGTCGCGGCGAAACCGATGGCGGTTGCAGACGGCGACACGCTTGTCGTCGTGGGGACAATGAAGGGCGCGTTCTTTTTCGCGTCGGATGCGGCGCGCGGGAAGTGGCGCGTGAGCGGGCCGTATCAACCCGGCCTTGCGGTGTACGCCGCGGCGTACGATACGCGCGGCGGGCGAAACCGCGTTTTGCTTGGCACGAACGGCGGACACTTCGGCTCGACGATCAGCCATTCGGACGACTTCGGAAAAACGTGGGTCACGCCGGATGAGGCCCCCATCCGCTTTCCGGAGAAGGCCGGCGTTTCGCTCGAGCAGATCTGGCAGATCCAGCCCGGCCGCGATAGCGAACCGGACACGCTGTATTGCGGCGTACAGCCGGCGGCGATGTTCATCTCGACCGACGCGGGCGCGACTTGGGAGCTTTGCAACGGCCTGTTCGATCACCCGCATCGCCCCAAGTGGCAGCCGGGCGGCGGCGGCCTTTGCCTGCACACCATCCTTCCGCACCCGAAGGACGCCAAACGTATGCACGTGGCGATCTCGACGGGCGGCGTCTATCGAACCACCGACGGTGGATACAAGTGGCGGCCGCGAAACATCGGCGTGCGCGCCGAGTTCATGCCGCGCAAATTCCCGCAGTTCGGCCAGTGCGTTCACAAGATCGTTTCCCACCCGAAACGGCCCGAGCGCCTCTTTTTGCAAAACCACTGGGGGCTCTATCGATCCGACAACGCGGGCGACACGTGGGTGGATATCGCCAACGGCGTGCCCTCGGATTTCGGATTCGGCATGGCCGTCCATCCGGCGCGCCCGAACACGGTGTATATCGTGCCGCTCGAGTCCGACATGTTCCGTTGCACGCCCGAGGCCAGGATGCGCGTTTACCGCACGGACGACGCGGGCAAGAGCTGGAAGCCGCTTTCGCGAGGGCTGCCGCAAAAAGACGCCTACGAAACCGTGCTGCGCGACGCGCTCGATGTCGATCCGCTCTCGCCCGCGGGGGTGTACGTCGGAACGCGCTCGGGCAAGCTGTTTGCCTCGCGCAACGACGGCGACTCGTGGACGTCGCTTGCCGACGGCCTGCCGCCCATCGTGTGCGTGAAGGCGTACGTCGCCGGCGGTGCGGCGAACGCGAAACGATCGGCGAAGACGGCGAAAACCCGCGCGAAGACGCCTCGCCCCGCGCGGCGAACGGCGTAG
- a CDS encoding B-box zinc finger protein gives MADTRPGQSVERSKVVLVGFQSGKDRYAAIKKLSEILGMDFEEASEIADTAPVDLVPSLPTEAAEALSEKLVDAGAAIEVLPLTKNAKFCEIHPHRFARASCKVCGKYVCIICLHGSKGKLFCPEHYELWKQKRVLRAVGGAFLVLLLVFLGILFRHPITRMARYLGPHHVQKVGVIFVTQRPGEAKGAYYMRVFKDTTAQDYLPGEEHTVADIGNWYNTEYRRIAGKKPEDGGVMDLHLTGTFDIDLPPPMPHARDEMSYKAFAQYSEFRGWFQSLMNEHLLDAFKTDDIVVAVELVDETGFEKDFMEELGFAAGGYAYVRVPVVNLKWSAEYYVAAVAHYIGRSMGATLKLSDKGYPLDPHGLAEPAQTPKYPQQKASLMSCYRPIQPFEIERPSSLDEYVISPLTAWELGWIGKRRISALYPDVN, from the coding sequence GTGGCCGATACGCGCCCCGGACAGAGCGTCGAGAGGTCGAAGGTCGTCCTGGTGGGATTCCAGTCCGGGAAAGACCGTTACGCCGCCATCAAGAAACTTTCGGAAATCCTTGGCATGGACTTCGAGGAGGCCTCCGAGATCGCGGACACCGCGCCAGTCGATCTCGTCCCCTCGTTGCCAACCGAAGCGGCGGAGGCCTTGTCCGAAAAGCTCGTCGACGCGGGCGCGGCCATCGAGGTCCTGCCGCTGACAAAAAACGCGAAGTTCTGCGAAATTCACCCGCACCGCTTCGCGCGCGCCTCGTGCAAGGTCTGTGGCAAATACGTCTGCATCATTTGTCTCCACGGTTCCAAGGGGAAACTTTTTTGCCCGGAGCACTACGAACTCTGGAAGCAGAAGCGCGTGCTGCGCGCGGTCGGCGGCGCGTTCCTGGTGTTGCTTCTCGTTTTCCTGGGCATCCTGTTTCGGCATCCGATCACGCGGATGGCGCGCTATCTCGGCCCGCACCACGTTCAGAAGGTCGGCGTCATCTTCGTCACGCAAAGACCGGGCGAGGCCAAGGGCGCGTATTACATGCGCGTGTTCAAGGACACGACGGCGCAGGACTACCTCCCCGGCGAGGAGCACACGGTCGCCGACATTGGCAACTGGTACAACACGGAATACCGGCGCATCGCGGGGAAAAAGCCGGAGGACGGCGGCGTGATGGATCTTCATCTCACCGGCACGTTCGACATCGATCTGCCGCCGCCGATGCCGCACGCGCGTGACGAGATGTCGTACAAGGCGTTCGCGCAATATTCGGAGTTTCGCGGCTGGTTTCAGAGCTTGATGAACGAGCATCTTCTGGATGCCTTCAAGACCGATGACATCGTCGTGGCGGTGGAGCTCGTCGACGAAACCGGCTTCGAAAAAGACTTCATGGAAGAGCTCGGCTTCGCCGCCGGCGGATATGCCTACGTGCGCGTGCCGGTCGTCAACCTCAAGTGGTCCGCGGAGTATTACGTCGCCGCTGTCGCGCATTACATCGGCCGCTCCATGGGCGCCACGCTGAAACTGAGCGACAAGGGCTACCCGCTCGACCCGCACGGCCTCGCCGAACCCGCGCAGACGCCGAAGTATCCGCAACAGAAGGCGTCGTTGATGTCCTGCTATCGCCCGATCCAGCCGTTCGAAATCGAACGGCCCTCGTCGCTCGATGAATACGTCATTTCACCGCTGACCGCGTGGGAACTCGGCTGGATCGGTAAACGGCGTATCAGCGCGTTGTATCCGGACGTGAATTGA
- a CDS encoding B12-binding domain-containing radical SAM protein, with protein MSRILFIRPVDSTVAEVTPPIGVLFVASVLRKRLGAKVRVIDAFAEGIDEREVARRAAAFDPHVIGYTALSCQAPSLHRLTPLVRAACPSAVTVAGGALASTQTADVLADPAIDYAVAGEGEDVFCDLVSRLAACDDARGIAGLSYRNRDAVHDGGHATAIENLDALPDPAVDLVDLDLYARLPRIGTLYRHRRYFSVSTSRGCPYRCTYCHVIHGKRFRYRSAARVLSEIDVLVTRHGVREIQFVDDIFNMRKDRTLAICRGIAARKEDLAISFPNGLRGDQLDEETVDALANAGAYKVSIAIESGTERIQREMKKNMKLDRAARAIDLLAARRVMTHGFFMLGFPGETREDMEQTVRFARSSRLHSASFFFVQPLPGSELHAQFVAAGAIVPNNDALTSYYDGRMAGFTLAKVDASETRRLIRRATLAFYASPRRLFRIARDLPCRRQLAFAATLAATRLFLPRQEGRLLARRRRAAAVTPA; from the coding sequence ATGAGCCGCATTTTGTTCATCCGACCGGTCGATTCGACCGTCGCCGAGGTGACGCCGCCCATTGGCGTCCTGTTCGTGGCGTCCGTTTTGCGCAAGCGCCTGGGCGCGAAGGTGCGCGTCATCGATGCCTTTGCCGAGGGCATCGACGAGCGCGAGGTCGCGCGGCGCGCGGCGGCGTTCGATCCGCACGTCATCGGATACACCGCGTTGTCATGCCAGGCACCGTCGTTGCACCGGCTGACGCCGCTCGTGCGCGCAGCGTGCCCTTCCGCCGTGACGGTGGCCGGGGGCGCGCTGGCCTCGACGCAGACGGCCGATGTGCTTGCCGATCCGGCGATCGACTACGCCGTCGCGGGGGAAGGCGAGGATGTCTTTTGCGATCTCGTCTCGCGGCTTGCGGCGTGCGATGACGCGCGCGGCATCGCGGGGCTTTCGTATCGGAACCGCGATGCCGTGCACGATGGCGGCCACGCAACGGCGATCGAAAATCTTGACGCTCTGCCCGACCCGGCGGTGGATCTTGTCGATCTGGATTTGTACGCGCGCCTGCCGCGCATCGGCACGCTGTATCGCCACCGACGATATTTCTCCGTCTCCACGAGCCGCGGCTGCCCGTATCGATGCACCTACTGCCATGTCATCCACGGCAAGCGATTCCGCTACCGCTCCGCGGCGCGCGTTCTTTCCGAGATCGACGTTCTTGTGACGCGGCATGGCGTGCGCGAGATTCAGTTCGTCGACGACATCTTCAACATGCGCAAGGATCGCACGCTCGCGATATGCCGGGGCATCGCGGCGCGCAAGGAGGATCTCGCGATTTCGTTTCCGAACGGCCTTCGCGGCGATCAGCTCGACGAGGAGACGGTGGACGCGCTTGCGAACGCGGGCGCGTACAAGGTGTCGATCGCGATCGAGTCGGGCACGGAGCGCATCCAGCGCGAGATGAAAAAGAACATGAAGCTCGATCGCGCCGCCCGCGCCATCGACCTACTCGCGGCGCGGCGCGTCATGACGCATGGGTTTTTCATGCTTGGTTTTCCCGGCGAGACGCGAGAGGACATGGAGCAAACGGTCCGCTTCGCGCGGTCGTCGCGGCTGCACTCGGCGTCGTTTTTCTTCGTTCAGCCGCTGCCAGGCAGCGAATTGCACGCACAGTTCGTCGCCGCGGGCGCCATCGTTCCGAATAACGACGCGCTGACGAGCTACTACGACGGGCGCATGGCGGGTTTCACGCTCGCAAAGGTGGACGCGAGTGAAACGCGCCGGCTGATCCGCCGCGCAACGCTCGCGTTCTACGCGAGTCCGCGCCGGCTGTTCCGCATCGCGCGCGATCTGCCTTGCCGCCGCCAGCTTGCGTTCGCGGCCACGCTCGCCGCGACGCGGCTTTTCCTGCCTCGCCAGGAAGGCCGGCTGCTGGCGCGCCGCCGCCGAGCGGCGGCCGTGACGCCCGCGTAG